In Leptidea sinapis chromosome 8, ilLepSina1.1, whole genome shotgun sequence, a single window of DNA contains:
- the LOC126965573 gene encoding uncharacterized protein LOC126965573, protein MKKILTNFPTKTLILKQNPLTEYLIKISVNLDERNVCWLELMQMYDKIADCIYLFNKIYAGQILIMFDSWLLTTVLVICRYLSPTLKYLEVFGSDLFYYTFLNIRPLFLTKISDVLIQEQKNILSGLIHVLVHDDDDSYVDQVQTMVELVQSRKLELSAVVCAVNMPIMVAFAGRVISYSILVIQYFYINNI, encoded by the exons ATGAAGAAAATATTAACGAATTTCCCCACCAAGACATTGATTTTGAAGCAAAACCCTCTCACAGAATACTTGATT AAAATATCTGTCAACTTGGACGAGAGAAACGTTTGCTGGTTGGAATTGATGCAAATGTATGATAAGATTGCCGATTGCATATATTTGTTTAACAAAATCTATGCAGGGCAG ATATTGATAATGTTCGATTCTTGGTTGTTGACTACCGTATTAGTGATATGTAGATATCTATCACCTACGCTTAAG tacCTGGAGGTATTTGGTAGTGATCTGTTTTACTACACATTCCTTAACATCAGACCTCTATTCCTGACAAAAATCAGCGATGTATTAATCCAAGAACAGAAGAATATACTGTCAGGGCTTATTCATGTTTTGGTGCATGATGACG ATGATAGCTACGTGGATCAAGTGCAAACAATGGTGGAACTAGTACAGAGCAGAAAGCTGGAACTATCGGCTGTCGTGTGCGCTGTCAATATGCCAATCATGGTCGCTTTCGCCGGTCGAGTGATTTCCTACAGCATTCTCGTGAtacaatacttttatattaataatatttaa